A single Primulina eburnea isolate SZY01 chromosome 11, ASM2296580v1, whole genome shotgun sequence DNA region contains:
- the LOC140806096 gene encoding auxin-responsive protein IAA9-like has translation MSPPLLGIEGKSQCNVSLMASSASTDCVTQNELGLKERNYMGLSDCSSVDSSAFSRIPEENKNKLNLKATELRLGLPGCQSPERDLGFTPLSSGNLDEKQLFPLAPSKEGICLVSQKTVTSGNKRGFSDTVDGFDEGNWTLNGSVSDPEQANLAGNAGINVMLSNRSSGTQSSIKTEVPAKKSQECKDKMNGSNANSVPAAKAQVVGWPPIRSYRKNTLATNTKNNDEVDGKPGPGALFVKVSMDGAPYLRKVDLRMYSTYAELSTALEKMFSCFTLGQCGPQEAPNKEISSENKMRDLLHGPDYVLTYEDKDGDWMLVGDVPWKMFIDSCRRLKIMKGTDAIGLAPRAAEKLKNRN, from the exons ATGTCTCCACCACTGTTGGGTATTGAGGGGAAAAGTCAATGTAATGTTTCTTTGATGGCATCTTCAGCATCTACAGATTGCGTCACCCAGAATGAATTGGGGTTGAAAGAACGCAATTACATGGGTCTGTCTGATTGTTCTTCAGTTGATAGCTCTGCGTTCTCAAGAATACCTGAAGAAAACAAGAACAAGTTGAATCTTAAAGCGACTGAATTGCGGCTTGGTCTTCCTGGATGCCAATCGCCAGAGAGAGATCTAGGTTTTACCCCGTTGAGTTCCGGGAATCTTGACGAGAAGCAACTGTTTCCGCTAGCTCCATCAAAGGAAGGAATCTGTTTGGTATCGCAAAAGACGGTCACTTCCGGCAACAAAAGAGGATTCTCAGATACTGTAGATGGATTTGATGAAGGAAATTGGACGTTGAATGGGTCAGTTTCTGATCCTGAACAAGCAAACTTGGCTGGCAATGCTGGGATAAATGTTATGCTTTCCAACAGGTCCTCTGGAACCCAATCATCCATTAAGACAGAGGTGCCTGCGAAGAAGTCACAGGAATGCAAGGACAAGATGAATGGATCTAACGCCAATAGTGTACCTGCAGCTAA GGCACAGGTTGTTGGTTGGCCTCCTATCAGATCCTACAGAAAGAATACTCTGGCCACAAACACAAAGAACAACGATGAAGTTGATGGTAAACCTGGTCCTGGTGCTCTTTTTGTGAAGGTCAGTATGGATGGTGCTCCTTATCTGAGGAAGGTGGACCTGAGAATGTACTCCACATATGCTGAACTTTCTACCGCGCTTGAGAAAATGTTCAGTTGTTTTACCTTAG GACAATGTGGACCTCAGGAAGCTCCAAACAAGGAAATATCGAGTGAGAACAAGATGAGGGATCTTTTGCATGGGCCTGATTATGTGCTGACTTACGAGGATAAGGATGGTGATTGGATGCTTGTCGGAGATGTCCCTTGGAA GATGTTCATTGACTCATGCCGGAGGCTCAAAATTATGAAAGGCACTGATGCTATTGGATTAG CTCCCAGGGCCGCTGAAAAATTAAAGAACCGCAACTAA
- the LOC140805631 gene encoding uncharacterized protein, whose amino-acid sequence MRWHKPPSGFMKCNIDAAIFKEARKTGVAAIIPDSNGDFMISRMHNCYGILEVREAEAKALLDAILWVVSLDLQNVLFETDSKLVVDAIASNLADRSEFGSIVAACCSLLYQEPSYEVRFARRQANMAAHTLARAANSSASLFISYDSPAFISDILFQDCRNSDLN is encoded by the coding sequence atgCGCTGGCACAAACCGCCTTCGGGCTTTATGAAGTGCAACATTGATGCAGCCATTTTTAAGGAAGCACGCAAGACTGGGGTAGCAGCAATAATTCCGGACTCCAATGGAGATTTCATGATCTCTAGGATGCATAATTGTTATGGGATACTTGAGGTACGAGAAGCTGAAGCGAAAGCACTGCTTGATGCCATTCTTTGGGTTGTCTCCTTGGATCTACAAAACGTTTTATTCGAAACAGACTCCAAACTGGTGGTCGATGCTATAGCCTCAAATCTGGCGGATCGTAGTGAATTTGGATCGATTGTTGCGGCGTGTTGCTCCCTTCTCTATCAAGAACCTTCGTACGAAGTTCGCTTTGCCAGAAGACAAGCGAATATGGCTGCTCACACCCTCGCAAGGGCGGCCAATTCTTCTGCTAGTCTTTTTATTTCTTATGATAGTCCTGCTTTTATCTCGGATATTCTATTCCAAGATTGTAGAAACTCTGATTTGAATTAA
- the LOC140804646 gene encoding uncharacterized protein At5g65660-like, whose translation MEQGGAPVSHGSAGSRPSLGFPLGTALLLLVIFTLSGIFSCCYHWEKLRRTLSLRLSDLEADGDLASSKPKSPHDKLKQQGNQSMSVIMPGDNVPKFLAMPCPCEPPRRGENTVELQKTLPKAPAPLPRIAVPLY comes from the exons ATGGAACAAGGCGGCGCCCCGGTTTCTCACGGGAGTGCGGGTTCCCGGCCTTCGCTGGGATTTCCACTCGGCACAGCCCTTCTTCTGCTGGTTATTTTCACCCTCAGCGGAATATTCTCCTGCTGCTACCACTGGGAAAAGCTCCGCCGCACGTTGTCCCTCCGCCTGTCGGATCTTGAAGCTGACGGTGATCTTGCCTCGTCCAAGCCCAAGTCCCCTCACGAT AAGTTGAAGCAACAAGGGAATCAAAGCATGTCAGTCATAATGCCCGGCGATAACGTTCCCAAGTTCCTAGCAATGCCATGCCCATGTGAGCCGCCGCGGCGGGGAGAAAACACCGTGGAATTGCAGAAGACGCTGCCAAAAGCGCCGGCACCGCTGCCGCGAATCGCGGTGCCTCTGTATTGA
- the LOC140806097 gene encoding probable E3 ubiquitin-protein ligase EDA40 — MVLGWRRAFCTSISKDQNQDSAIIKEETSEPDPSPRIRSRFGGFFSNPSTPRLETKPDSGPGLRCRTTVMPPEVSSAVAVSNNPSAPQCVKLHCKTGNSPRFFNRSTPSSPRSPSTFSLLKSSLRLTKSTCGICLQGLKTGRGTAIFTAECGHSFHFLCVSSCVKKQGSLACPVCSSASKEMHLLNSDSFQKFYKDDLKRRESDAKEFRNPKNSERRCTLKVYNDDEPLTSRTSCARFNPIPESDETEEENDEFPGFYRSNNVKVCNEMGRSLEIAFSPDVALVSVGKTSETYAVSLKIKAPAATVRSAPVDLVTVLNVSRGVTGEKLRLMKRAMRLVVSSLSAADRLSIVAFSTTSKRLLPLRRMTSAGKKSVRMIIDAVGALDCAGSSPTDSLKKAAKVIEDRREKNLSVSILLFTDGHRNDPVATSSSLSHMKIPIHSFNLSACVQAPPESFAKRIHCILSTSIQDLEIQLVPATSSPPYDIPAVYSYTGRPAFIGSGSGCFGVGDFHSEEEKDLLAELKVPSSAPRTHRFLSVRCSYKDPSTLQRIHDKERFLPLPRPRASGSSTNEIKQFKCLFITTRAVAESRRLVETNNIRGAQHMLASTRALVAHSGNEFVRLLESELSELNQTQQRRKNIHEREAGVEPITPTSAWRTAERLAKVAIMKKSLNRVSDLHGFEDARF, encoded by the exons ATGGTTTTGGGATGGCGAAGAGCATTTTGCACATCCATTTCAAAGGATCAGAACCAGGATTCCGCGATTATCAAAGAAGAAACATCGGAACCAGATCCCAGCCCGAGAATCCGCTCCAGATTCGGTGGCTTCTTCTCGAATCCTTCGACTCCTCGCCTTGAGACTAAGCCGGATTCAGGGCCCGGCCTCCGCTGCAGAACCACCGTTATGCCGCCTGAAGTGTCATCAGCAGTCGCGGTTTCGAACAACCCATCGGCTCCACAATGTGTGAAACTCCATTGCAAGACAGGAAACAGTCCAAGATTCTTCAATCGATCCACACCTTCCTCCCCTCGCTCGCCATCCACCTTTTCCTTACTCAAATCAAGCCTGCGTCTTACAAAG AGTACGTGCGGAATATGCTTGCAAGGTCTGAAGACGGGCCGGGGAACGGCTATTTTCACAGCGGAGTGCGGTCACAGCTTCCATTTCCTCTGCGTTTCTTCTTGCGTTAAGAAACAGGGCTCCCTCGCCTGCCCCGTTTGCAGTTCTGCATCCAAGGAAATGCATCTTTTGAACTCGGATAGTTTCCAGAAATTCTATAAAGATGATCTGAAGAGGAGAGAATCAGACGCAAAGGAATTTAGAAATCCGAAGAACAGTGAGAGAAGATGCACGCTGAAGGTCTATAATGATGACGAGCCTCTGACGTCACGCACTTCTTGCGCACGGTTCAATCCGATACCTGAATCAGAtgaaactgaagaagaaaacGATGAATTCCCCGGTTTCTATCGCTCAAACAACGTGAAGGTTTGCAATGAGATGGGAAGGAGTTTAGAGATCGCTTTCTCGCCGGACGTGGCTCTTGTATCTGTCGGGAAAACCAGCGAGACTTACGCCGTGAGTTTGAAAATCAAAGCACCGGCGGCGACTGTTCGGAGTGCTCCAGTTGATTTGGTGACCGTGCTCAATGTCAGCAGAGGCGTGACCGGCGAAAAGCTTCGCCTGATGAAGAGGGCTATGAGACTGGTGGTCTCCTCCCTCTCCGCGGCTGACAGATTGTCCATCGTGGCCTTCTCCACCACTTCGAAGCGTCTGCTTCCGCTGCGCAGAATGACCAGCGCAGGCAAGAAATCTGTGCGCATGATCATCGACGCAGTCGGGGCACTGGATTGCGCCGGCTCCAGCCCTACAGACTCGCTCAAAAAGGCCGCCAAGGTCATCGAGGACCGCCGCGAGAAAAACCTCTCAGTCAGCATCCTCCTATTCACCGACGGTCACCGCAATGACCCTGTTGCCACATCCTCAAGCCTCTCACACATGAAAATCCCGATCCATTCTTTTAACCTGAGCGCGTGCGTCCAAGCGCCTCCGGAATCTTTCGCGAAACGCATACACTGTATACTTTCCACCTCTATCCAGGATCTCGAAATTCAGCTTGTGCCGGCAACTAGTTCGCCCCCGTATGATATTCCAGCGGTTTATTCGTACACCGGCAGGCCAGCTTTTATCGGATCCGGGTCAGGCTGTTTCGGGGTCGGGGATTTCCATTCAGAAGAGGAGAAAGACTTGTTGGCAGAATTGAAGGTCCCATCGTCGGCTCCCCGGACCCATCGCTTCTTGTCCGTTCGATGCTCTTACAAAGACCCGTCAACCTTACAACGAATACACGACAAAGAGAGATTTCTTCCACTTCCCCGCCCACGCGCCTCCGGTTCCTCCACTAATGAGATCAAACAATTCAAATGCCTCTTCATCACCACACGCGCCGTCGCGGAGAGTAGGAGACTGGTCGAGACGAACAACATAAGAGGCGCGCAGCACATGCTGGCTTCGACCCGTGCTCTGGTCGCACATTCCGGCAACGAATTCGTACGGTTGCTGGAATCGGAGCTGAGCGAATTGAATCAAACGCAGCAGCGGAGAAAGAACATCCACGAGAGAGAAGCGGGAGTCGAGCCGATAACTCCGACGTCGGCTTGGAGAACGGCGGAGCGGCTGGCTAAGGTAGCCATCATGAAGAAATCATTGAACAGAGTCAGCGATTTGCATGGATTCGAGGATGctagattttaa
- the LOC140806093 gene encoding probable beta-D-xylosidase 6 produces the protein MSEIQLFFIPIIVLFLQLITPHSSTNPKIQSPCQPPHHDSYPFCNTSLSTKSRARFLLSLLTLDEKIQQLSNNASAVPRLGIPPYEWWSESLHGIAVNGPGVSFDGAIKSATGFPQVILTAASFNRSLWSAVASAIAVEAKAMFNVGQAGLTYWAPNINIFRDPRWGRGQETPGEDPMVTSAFAVEYVRAFQGQYYAAAEGREKFSFGHRRKELREEDDDDGKLMLSACCKHFIAYDLEKWGQFTRYNFNAVVTDQDMADTYQPPFKSCIQQGKASCLMCSYNAVNGIPVCADSGLLQKVRTEWNFQGYITSDCDAVATIYEDQKYTKTPEDAVAIALKSGTDINCGTYMSRHMKSVIRKGKVLEKDIDRALLNLFSVQLRLGLFDGKHARNGFRGYGPQDVCSSEHKKLALEAAMQGIVLLKNGHKILPLDKHSISSLAVLGPLANSTKLGGGYTGIPCKPKSILEGLKDHVNIVYHAMGCVDVSCNSTDKFSEALSVAKQAEYVVVVAGLDLSQEEEDHDRYSLLLPGYQMKLVNAVASVSKRPLILVLTGGGPLDVSFAVGDPRVGSILWIGYPGETGGTALSEIILGRYSPGGRLPMTWYPESFTKVPMSDMNMRADASRNYPGRTYRFYNGDTVYPFGYGLSYTSFTYKLLFAPSKLSLQGFVQDRPQKNMLYQTSKGLDYVYVDELPYCDSLRFKVQISVTNKGDMDGSEVVLLFAKGLKHFEGSPESQLIGFDRVSLLRNSTAETSFVVDPCEHLSFADEHGNKILPTGDHVIASQDLEHMVSIESC, from the exons ATGTCTGAAATCCAGCTGTTCTTCATCCCAATCATCGTACTGTTTTTGCAGTTGATCACTCCCCACAGTTCGACGAATCCCAAGATTCAGAGCCCATGCCAGCCGCCGCACCACGATTCTTACCCCTTCTGCAACACTTCACTGTCAACCAAATCCAGAGCCCGATTCCTCCTCTCACTCCTCACATTAGATGAGAAAATCCAACAGCTGTCCAACAACGCCTCCGCCGTCCCAAGGCTGGGAATCCCGCCGTACGAGTGGTGGTCGGAGTCACTCCATGGGATTGCAGTCAATGGGCCCGGAGTCTCCTTTGACGGCGCGATCAAGTCCGCCACCGGCTTCCCGCAAGTCATCCTCACCGCTGCCTCTTTCAACCGCAGCCTGTGGTCGGCGGTTGCCTCTGCTATAGCGGTGGAGGCGAAGGCGATGTTCAACGTGGGGCAGGCGGGGTTGACTTATTGGGCGCcgaatattaatattttcagGGATCCCAGATGGGGGAGAGGGCAGGAGACGCCAGGGGAAGATCCTATGGTTACTTCGGCTTTTGCTGTGGAGTATGTTCGAGCTTTTCAGGGTCAGTATTACGCGGCGGCGGAGGGGAGGGAGAAGTTCAGTTTCGGGCATCGAAGGAAAGAGTTGAGGGAAGAAGATGATGACGATGGTAAATTGATGTTGTCTGCTTGTTGCAAGCATTTCATTGCTTATGATTTGGAGAAATGGGGGCAATTCACTCGATACAATTTCAATGCCGTG GTAACTGATCAAGATATGGCAGATACGTATCAACCACCATTCAAAAGTTGCATCCAGCAGGGTAAAGCAAGCTGCTTGATGTGTTCATACAATGCTGTTAATGGGATACCAGTGTGTGCTGATTCTGGTCTCTTGCAGAAAGTTCGGACGGAATGGAATTTCCAAGG ATACATCACATCTGATTGTGATGCTGTGGCTACAATCTATGAGGACCAGAAGTACACAAAAACCCCAGAAGATGCTGTTGCCATTGCTTTAAAATCAG GGACGGACATAAATTGTGGAACTTATATGTCGCGTCATATGAAATCTGTGATTCGCAAGGGTAAGGTGTTGGAGAAAGATATAGATAGAGCATTACTCAATCTGTTTTCTGTGCAGCTAAGGCTTGGACTATTTGATGGGAAGCATGCGAGAAATGGGTTCAGAGGATACGGACCTCAAGATGTATGCTCTTCAGAGCATAAGAAGTTGGCCCTTGAAGCAGCAATGCAGGGTATTGTACTTCTGAAAAATGGCCACAAAATCTTGCCTTTGGATAAACATAGCATCTCTTCACTCGCTGTCCTCGGTCCATTGGCTAATTCTACCAAACTTGGTGGTGGCTATACAG GAATTCCATGCAAGCCAAAAAGCATCCTTGAAGGACTTAAAGATCATGTCAATATTGTTTATCATGCGATGGGTTGCGTAGATGTATCTTGCAACTCGACTGACAAATTCTCAGAAGCCCTTTCCGTAGCCAAGCAGGCTGAGTATGTAGTTGTCGTGGCTGGTTTGGATTTATCTCAAGAAGAGGAAGATCATGACCGATATAGCCTTCTCTTACCAGGATATCAGATGAAACTTGTTAATGCTGTTGCTTCAGTGAGTAAAAGACCTCTGATATTAGTTCTTACAGGTGGTGGACCACTAGATGTATCTTTTGCTGTTGGAGATCCTCGTGTTGGTAGCATTCTTTGGATCGGCTACCCTGGTGAGACCGGGGGAACAGCACTCTCAGAAATCATCTTGGGACGTTACAGTCCAG gtGGAAGATTACCTATGACATGGTATCCCGAGTCATTCACCAAAGTGCCAATGAGTGACATGAACATGCGAGCTGACGCCTCACGCAACTACCCTGGAAGAACTTATCGGTTTTACAATGGAGATACAGTTTACCCGTTTGGGTATGGGCTAAGCTACACAAGTTTCACGTACAAGCTCTTATTCGCACCTAGCAAACTTAGTTTACAGGGTTTCGTCCAGGATAGACCTCAAAAGAACATGCTTTACCAGACAAGCAAAGGACTAGATTACGTCTACGTTGATGAGCTACCATATTGCGACTCGTTAAGATTTAAAGTGCAGATTTCAGTAACGAATAAAGGAGACATGGATGGAAGTGAGGTAGTGCTTCTCTTCGCGAAAGGGTTAAAGCATTTTGAAGGTTCCCCTGAGAGTCAGCTCATTGGATTTGATCGTGTCAGCCTGTTACGTAACTCAACTGCTGAAACGAGCTTTGTGGTCGACCCTTGTGAGCATCTTAGCTTTGCAGATGAGCATGGGAACAAAATATTACCTACTGGTGATCACGTTATAGCATCACAAGATCTAGAACATATGGTTTCAATTGAATCATGTTAG